The following are encoded together in the Lactuca sativa cultivar Salinas chromosome 1, Lsat_Salinas_v11, whole genome shotgun sequence genome:
- the LOC111912796 gene encoding probable inactive DNA (cytosine-5)-methyltransferase DRM3, protein MYEITNLSDSEDEFKPDPETITKTEAIDYNGFPYENMYSRHVGDNGASSSGSNIRSSLLGMGFPPDLIDKAIRQNGEDNMDLLLETLIAYTALQKSNPKSLHSAKNDESAPGGGKRKAILISHSESSGSLDCLFGDEQDVSSRSTNPRNISVKEDLDEGCNGIDDKKASLLMMNFTIEEVEFAMNKLGEDAPVNELVDFIFAAQLANADDSNKIHETKNEEATTETLFGTMDKTLRLLQIGFSEQEISSAIEKYGAEVSIQELAESIVCDRMEGPSIKNEEDPFLSFGDNSWMLGNRFKSSSMGAKNVLDANFYANLALRTEESSKAAASKIKETETINSFNSKQPKEESIDEQISLLQKPKPEFEDLNSYSTPARSASKPMSSKVLQRQLKYKQKRMAAVGVPKLIQPASCTSVDQMVAKAPLFFYGNVMNLSHDSWVKISQFLYAIEPEFVNTQFFSALSRKEGYLHNLPTENRFHILPKPPMTIEDAIPETKKYWPSWDTRKQLTCINSETIGITQLCDRLKNILVSSKGVLSVEQQKDLLHQCKTLNLMWVGRNRVAPIEPESVEKILGYPRYHTRADGLCLGERLQSLKHSFQIDALGYHLSVLKSMFPEGLTVLSIYSGVGGAEIALNRLGIRLKAVVSIEPSEIKRKILKQWWENSDQIGELVQIENIQKLSSTKLESLIKKFGVFDFIICQNPYTYAPKSVTMAAAESESFAGLDFSLFYEFVRVLQRVRSSIKIR, encoded by the exons ATG TATGAAATAACTAATTTATCAGACAGTGAAGATGAGTTTAAGCCTGATCCTGAAACCATCACAAAAACAGAGGCAATAGATTACAATGGTTTCCCATACGAAAACATGTACTCAAGACATGTTGGG gACAATGGTGCCAGCTCATCTGGAAGCAATATAAGATCATCTCTTCTAGGAATGGGATTTCCACCAGATCTTATTGACAAAGCTATCAGACAAAATG GAGAAGATAATATGGATTTATTATTGGAGACACTCATTGCATACACT GCTCTTCAAAAATCAAATCCCAAATCATTGCATTCTGCTAAAAATGATGAGTCAGCTCCAGGTGGCGGGAAAAGGAAG GCTATTCTTATATCACATTCGGAATCATCTGGTTCCCTGGATTGCTTATTTGGTGATGAACAGGATGTAAGTAGTCGGAGCACTAACCCTAGAAATATTTCTGTAAAAGAA GATCTTGATGAAGGTTGCAATGGCATTGATGACAAAAAGGCTTCCTTACTAATGATGAACTTCACTATTGAGGAAGTCGAGTTTGCAATGAACAAACTTG GAGAAGATGCTCCTGTTAACGAACTTGTAGATTTCATCTTTGCTGCTCAGTTAGCTAACGCAGATGATTCAAACAAGATCCATGAAACAAAAAATGAG GAAGCCACTACAGAGACCTTGTTTGGAACAATGGACAAGACATTAAGATTGCTTCAAATTGGCTTCTCTGAACAAGAAATTTCTTCAGCCATTGAGAAGTATG gTGCTGAAGTTTCCATACAAGAGCTTGCTGAATCCATTGTTTGTGATCGAATGGAAGGGCCTAGCATCAAGAACGAAGAG GATCCCTTTTTATCATTTGGAGACAACTCATGGATGCTTGGAAATAGATTCAAGTCTTCATCAATGGGGGCAAAAAATGTTCTAGATGCAAACTTTTATGCTAATCTAGCATTAAGAACAGAAGAAAGTAGTAAGGCTGCAGCTTCTAAGATCAAAGAAACTGAAACTATCAACAGCTTCAACTCAAAACAACCGAAAGAGGAAAGCATCGATGAACAAATCAGTTTATTACAAAAACCAAAACCCGAATTTGAAGACCTGAATAGTTATTCTACACCAGCACGCAGTGCATCAAAACCCATGAGTTCCAAGGTTTTACAGAGACAACTCAAGTATAAACAAAAACGCATGGCAGCAGTTGGAGTGCCTAAATTAATTCAACCCGCTTCATGCACCAGTGTTGACCAAATGGTAGCAAAAGCTCCATTGTTTTTCTATGGAAATGTCATGAACTTATCCCATGATTCATGGGTCAAAATCTCCCAGTTTTTATACGCAATCGAGCCTGAATTTGTCAACACTCAGTTTTTTTCAGCTTTGAGTAGAAAAGAAGGGTATCTACACAATCTCCCAACTGAAAACCGGTTTCATATCCTCCCAAAACCACCAATGACAATAGAAGACGCGATTCCAGAAACAAAAAAGTATTGGCCTTCATGGGATACAAGAAAACAGTTGACATGTATCAATTCTGAAACGATTGGAATCACACAGCTATGTGATAGGCTCAAAAACATATTGGTCAGTTCAAAAGGTGTTCTTTCGGTTGAACAACAGAAGGACCTTCTTCACCAGTGTAAAACCTTGAACCTTATGTGGGTGGGTCGTAACCGGGTCGCCCCGATTGAACCGGAATCCGTGGAGAAAATTCTCGGGTACCCGAGGTATCACACTCGGGCAGATGGGTTGTGTTTAGGGGAAAGGCTACAGTCTTTGAAACATTCTTTCCAGATAGATGCTTTAGGGTATCATTTATCTGTTTTGAAGTCGATGTTTCCGGAAGGTTTGACTGTGCTTTCGATTTACAGTGGAGTTGGAGGGGCGGAGATTGCTTTGAATCGGCTTGGGATTCGGTTGAAGGCGGTTGTTTCAATCGAGCCATCGGAGATAAAACGGAAGATTTTGAAGCAGTGGTGGGAGAATTCGGATCAGATTGGGGAATTGGTGCAGATTGAAAATATTCAGAAGCTATCGAGTACAAAGCTTGAAAGTTTGATAAAGAAGTTCGGCGTTTTTGATTTTATAATATGTCAAAACCCGTATACTTATGCTCCAAAAAGTGTTACCATGGCTGCTGCTGAAAGCGAAAGCTTTGCAGGGTTGGATTTCTCGCTGTTTTATGAGTTTGTGCGTGTGCTACAACGGGTTCGGAGTTCTATAAAGATTAGGTGA